From the Thermococcus guaymasensis DSM 11113 genome, one window contains:
- a CDS encoding winged helix-turn-helix domain-containing protein has product MGMTLLVIQPSTKCDGSCIICPWREKFGCTGMMLPPLALDALAENLNGFRFDECVVICPNPFSHPKIDVILDKTQELCDRVDVFVPISGLKNVARSGQLKKISNNIHALIILVNSQKAMTSSVQTIKNLLSFGFDNIEAYIPLGLSFDFAEILSLIGICRRLGLRITVGPRFYEKAPTEEFLKKLAKRENTEVGLHYGVKYMYHALKVFFDDYPVTLLTSPSPESCKTLYVNPYGNVSKCPHSKLSISYRHLSTEYLRKILFSPCPLSQNAVQLTPKVKVSFVTQEGVEIPPDVMELLELISQLKSFRAACKAMGVSPSTYWERIKELEDKLGVSILITVRGGRKKGVTILTGFARNILEEYRKVREKVLLSLYT; this is encoded by the coding sequence ATGGGCATGACCCTTTTGGTAATCCAGCCCTCAACAAAATGTGATGGGAGTTGCATAATCTGTCCGTGGAGGGAAAAGTTTGGCTGCACGGGAATGATGCTACCGCCCCTTGCATTGGATGCCCTGGCCGAGAACTTAAACGGTTTCAGGTTTGATGAGTGCGTTGTAATATGCCCCAACCCATTCTCTCATCCAAAGATAGACGTCATCCTGGATAAAACTCAAGAACTATGCGATCGCGTTGATGTGTTTGTTCCAATCTCCGGATTAAAGAACGTCGCTCGAAGCGGCCAGCTTAAAAAAATTTCAAACAACATACACGCTCTCATAATCTTAGTGAATTCCCAAAAGGCAATGACGTCATCAGTCCAAACGATAAAAAACCTGCTGTCCTTCGGATTCGATAACATTGAAGCGTACATACCGCTGGGATTGAGCTTTGATTTTGCCGAAATACTTTCCCTGATTGGCATCTGCCGGAGGCTGGGGCTTAGAATAACAGTGGGGCCGAGATTCTATGAGAAGGCCCCCACGGAAGAATTCCTGAAAAAACTTGCGAAGAGAGAAAACACCGAGGTGGGCCTGCACTACGGGGTAAAATACATGTACCATGCCCTCAAGGTTTTCTTTGACGACTATCCAGTGACCCTGCTGACGTCCCCCTCTCCGGAGAGTTGCAAAACCCTCTACGTAAACCCCTACGGCAATGTTTCCAAATGTCCCCACTCAAAGCTCAGTATTAGTTATCGGCACCTCTCAACCGAATACCTCAGGAAGATACTCTTTTCCCCGTGCCCTCTGAGTCAAAACGCCGTCCAACTAACTCCCAAAGTCAAAGTTTCTTTTGTGACGCAGGAGGGGGTTGAGATACCACCGGACGTCATGGAACTCCTTGAGCTGATCTCCCAGCTAAAGTCCTTCAGGGCCGCATGTAAGGCCATGGGCGTTTCTCCATCGACGTACTGGGAAAGGATAAAGGAGCTTGAGGACAAGCTTGGGGTGTCCATTCTAATAACCGTGAGGGGAGGCAGAAAGAAGGGGGTAACTATTTTGACAGGATTCGCACGGAACATCTTGGAGGAGTACCGCAAGGTTAGAGAAAAAGTGCTACTGTCCCTGTACACATGA
- a CDS encoding 4Fe-4S dicluster domain-containing protein, with protein MDSILSPASDKLTVYIDPSKCMGCRSCEMACAIEHSMSKDLFGAIQEKPTPKPRLKVVVADFFNVPMRCQHCEDAPCMKACPTGAISKTEEGFVVLNPNKCIGCLMCVMACPFGHPKYEPEYKVVLKCDSCVERVREGKPPACVEACPTGAMKFGRLSDILEEVKREKAENLISGMKVPGMVYVKPIVEKKEEEEPFKPMDLYRMYTPVRWY; from the coding sequence ATGGATTCTATCCTATCGCCCGCGAGCGACAAGTTGACAGTCTATATCGACCCATCAAAGTGCATGGGCTGCAGGTCTTGCGAAATGGCCTGTGCCATCGAGCATTCTATGAGCAAGGACCTTTTTGGGGCAATCCAAGAGAAGCCAACGCCGAAACCAAGGCTGAAGGTTGTCGTCGCCGACTTCTTCAACGTCCCAATGAGATGCCAGCACTGTGAAGACGCTCCCTGTATGAAGGCGTGTCCAACGGGAGCAATATCCAAGACAGAGGAAGGCTTCGTTGTCCTGAACCCGAACAAGTGCATTGGATGCCTCATGTGCGTGATGGCATGTCCCTTTGGTCATCCAAAATATGAGCCCGAATACAAGGTGGTTCTGAAATGCGATTCGTGCGTCGAGCGCGTCAGAGAAGGCAAACCTCCGGCGTGCGTTGAAGCCTGCCCAACGGGGGCAATGAAGTTCGGACGGCTCAGTGACATCCTTGAGGAGGTCAAGAGGGAGAAGGCCGAGAACCTAATCTCCGGAATGAAGGTTCCGGGCATGGTCTACGTAAAACCGATTGTTGAGAAAAAGGAAGAAGAGGAACCATTCAAACCCATGGATCTCTACAGGATGTACACTCCTGTTAGGTGGTATTGA
- a CDS encoding CooT family nickel-binding protein, with protein MEMCEAKAVVVEDEKEEVVMEDVAFLYFKDGKPVLRNIVGEEMVFEDYEVESIDFIHHVIYLRLR; from the coding sequence ATGGAAATGTGTGAGGCGAAGGCGGTTGTAGTTGAGGACGAAAAAGAAGAAGTAGTCATGGAGGACGTCGCCTTCCTTTACTTCAAGGACGGAAAGCCCGTTCTAAGGAACATCGTGGGGGAGGAAATGGTATTCGAGGACTACGAGGTAGAGAGCATTGACTTCATACACCACGTTATATATCTGAGACTGAGGTGA
- a CDS encoding hydrogenase large subunit, with protein sequence MVIEILKGCGILRHDERVTVAEVSPERIREIARELFNAGCYYSCGMGVDERPINLRFAMYHVFNCEAERRHVILKLTTPANGLTMPSITPVIEGANWSEREAMDMLGIVFDGHPEPERLILPEDWPKGVYPLRKGFPYNKKLPPAKPKGEKRKPRANVMEVPLGPYHPTLHEPEYFEIYVKGDKIVDAKYRGFHVHRGMEKLAESRMTLNQIPFLAERICGICGCTHSTAYCQAVEDAADIYVPERARYIRTIMLEVERIHSHLLWFGIACHLLGFDSGFMHLWRAREYIMDVAELITGNRKTYGINLVGGVRRDIPEKKKKKVLELLDLAEKDSREVLDSVAKMKELRERMENVGVLPKKKGRRIGVVGPVARASGIDTDVRRDHPYAAYGDLDFEVPVYKGEDVLSRFLVRCDEIFQSFSMIRQALANMPEGELINEDYEIPRFKLGLGVTEAPRGEDVHVLITWGENKVYRWHPRASTYNNLPAVPVMLRDNDIADAPIIIASIDPCFSCTDHVSIIDSKGGRVLWRGSLEEGVRRLGNGKA encoded by the coding sequence ATGGTTATTGAGATACTGAAGGGATGTGGGATACTGCGACACGATGAGAGGGTAACCGTCGCGGAGGTGAGTCCTGAGAGGATCAGGGAAATAGCCAGGGAGCTTTTCAACGCTGGCTGTTACTACTCGTGCGGAATGGGGGTCGATGAGAGGCCAATCAACCTGAGGTTCGCGATGTATCACGTTTTCAACTGCGAGGCCGAGAGGAGGCACGTAATTCTCAAGCTGACGACTCCGGCAAACGGGCTCACGATGCCCTCCATAACCCCCGTGATAGAGGGGGCCAACTGGTCGGAGAGAGAAGCAATGGACATGCTCGGAATCGTTTTTGATGGCCACCCTGAACCAGAAAGACTAATCCTGCCCGAAGACTGGCCCAAGGGGGTATATCCCCTGAGGAAGGGCTTCCCCTACAACAAAAAGCTCCCGCCGGCCAAGCCAAAGGGAGAGAAGAGAAAGCCGAGGGCCAACGTTATGGAAGTGCCCCTCGGGCCATATCACCCAACCCTTCACGAGCCGGAGTACTTTGAAATCTACGTGAAGGGGGACAAAATCGTCGATGCGAAATACAGGGGGTTCCACGTCCACAGGGGCATGGAGAAGCTCGCGGAGAGTAGGATGACCCTCAATCAGATCCCATTCCTGGCGGAGAGGATATGCGGAATCTGTGGGTGCACCCACTCGACTGCCTACTGTCAAGCAGTGGAGGATGCGGCCGATATCTACGTTCCAGAACGCGCAAGGTATATCAGGACGATAATGCTTGAGGTTGAGAGGATTCACAGCCACCTCCTCTGGTTCGGGATCGCCTGCCACCTCCTCGGCTTCGACAGCGGTTTCATGCACCTCTGGAGGGCCAGGGAGTACATCATGGACGTAGCTGAGCTGATAACGGGCAACAGGAAAACCTACGGGATAAACCTCGTCGGCGGTGTCCGGAGGGACATCCCGGAGAAGAAAAAGAAGAAAGTCCTGGAGCTCCTTGACCTGGCAGAGAAAGACAGCAGGGAGGTCTTGGACAGCGTTGCCAAGATGAAAGAGCTCAGGGAAAGGATGGAGAACGTTGGAGTTCTTCCAAAGAAGAAGGGCAGGAGAATAGGTGTTGTGGGACCCGTTGCGAGAGCCTCGGGGATAGACACGGACGTCAGGAGAGACCATCCATACGCGGCATACGGCGACCTTGACTTCGAGGTTCCCGTTTACAAAGGTGAGGATGTTCTCTCAAGGTTCCTCGTGAGATGCGACGAAATTTTCCAGAGCTTCAGCATGATAAGGCAGGCACTCGCCAACATGCCGGAAGGGGAGCTAATAAACGAGGACTACGAGATACCCCGATTCAAGCTCGGCCTCGGCGTTACCGAGGCTCCCCGTGGGGAGGACGTCCACGTCCTAATAACCTGGGGCGAAAACAAAGTCTACCGCTGGCATCCGAGGGCTTCAACGTACAACAACCTGCCCGCAGTTCCGGTTATGCTCAGGGACAATGACATCGCGGACGCTCCCATAATCATAGCCTCGATAGACCCGTGCTTCTCATGCACTGACCACGTCTCAATAATAGATTCCAAAGGGGGTAGGGTTCTCTGGAGGGGTTCTCTAGAAGAGGGAGTGAGGAGGTTGGGCAATGGGAAGGCTTAA
- a CDS encoding complex I subunit 5 family protein, which produces MTPLAFIAFLFILAAVVGLFSGGKAMTKAVNLISALASIGVCYLGILGFTNNPPSVTLSLFEGGSGITGLLGSLTLKVTPLSAFFLLILGVLSFSASLYGVSYMDMYRRDMRLYNVSYPLFLLFMMLTLLTQNLLWFIIFWELMTLFSQFLVAFERSERAVKAAFKYFCMTKAGADFMLLAIVLTIIKTAGTADYSGISQVLPSYLIHHPAETYAIAIGMLVGLGVKAAVVPLHSWLPDAYMEAPSNVSTLLSGVMEKIPVYMMFVVFLRFLPLDKYLGLGIALIGTLTLFFGTMYALKQTDSKRLLAYHSIGQIGYVILALGAGLYLLSRGDALLGAVALAASLYHAINHATFKGLLFLTAGSVAYRTGSRDLNYLGGLAKSMPITAFTALIGALSIAGMPPLNGFVSKWMIYASTLPTPTVLSLFGAFALFISSVTTASFVKYFTTMFTRPPLERIEVKEVPPTMWVPQAILAFVCLAFGIYPKLPLGLISKALKSAGVSVPALKTFPGIVIPNTGNIEPLAIFVVLLAFGTAFLALTHSKVVLPVWTTGTRKPLSMRLPASSYYASFEEEFEEVYSLGEWAGKAISSIWRGTKRLAVLYEVRSYQADLMMTASAVALLIMVLILGGASL; this is translated from the coding sequence ATGACGCCCCTGGCCTTTATCGCTTTTCTCTTTATCTTGGCGGCAGTTGTTGGGCTGTTCTCCGGCGGAAAAGCGATGACAAAGGCCGTGAATCTGATTTCAGCCCTGGCATCCATCGGGGTGTGCTACCTCGGAATCCTCGGGTTTACTAACAACCCACCTTCAGTTACGCTCAGCTTGTTTGAAGGGGGGAGCGGCATAACAGGGCTGTTGGGCTCACTGACCCTTAAAGTAACACCGCTGTCGGCTTTTTTCCTGCTGATTCTTGGCGTCCTCTCGTTCTCGGCTTCCCTCTACGGGGTTAGCTACATGGACATGTACAGGAGGGATATGAGGCTCTACAACGTCAGCTATCCCCTATTCCTGCTGTTCATGATGCTGACTCTGCTGACCCAGAACCTCCTCTGGTTCATAATCTTCTGGGAACTGATGACCCTTTTCTCCCAGTTCCTGGTTGCGTTTGAAAGAAGCGAGAGGGCTGTCAAAGCCGCTTTCAAATACTTCTGCATGACCAAAGCGGGGGCCGACTTTATGTTGTTAGCGATAGTCCTCACGATAATCAAAACTGCTGGCACGGCAGACTATTCAGGAATATCCCAGGTTCTGCCCTCTTATCTCATTCATCACCCGGCAGAAACTTACGCCATAGCGATTGGCATGCTTGTGGGATTGGGGGTTAAAGCCGCCGTTGTGCCCCTCCATTCATGGCTTCCAGATGCATACATGGAAGCCCCAAGCAACGTCTCGACGTTACTCAGCGGGGTCATGGAAAAAATTCCGGTTTACATGATGTTCGTCGTGTTCCTGAGGTTCCTGCCCCTCGATAAGTACCTCGGGCTGGGAATAGCACTGATAGGCACCCTGACCCTCTTCTTCGGAACGATGTACGCCCTCAAGCAGACGGACTCAAAGAGGCTTTTGGCGTATCACAGCATTGGGCAGATAGGCTACGTAATCCTGGCCCTTGGAGCGGGGCTGTACCTCCTCTCAAGGGGAGACGCTCTCCTCGGGGCCGTTGCACTGGCCGCGTCGCTGTACCATGCGATAAACCACGCGACTTTCAAGGGTCTCCTCTTCCTCACGGCGGGTTCAGTTGCTTACAGAACCGGGAGCAGGGATTTGAACTACCTCGGAGGACTCGCAAAGTCCATGCCGATAACGGCATTTACCGCCCTCATCGGGGCGCTTTCAATAGCGGGGATGCCACCGCTGAACGGCTTCGTGAGCAAATGGATGATATACGCCTCGACGCTTCCAACACCAACGGTTCTCTCATTGTTTGGAGCGTTCGCGCTCTTCATAAGCTCTGTAACTACCGCCTCGTTCGTCAAATACTTCACGACGATGTTCACAAGGCCTCCATTGGAGAGAATCGAGGTCAAAGAAGTTCCCCCAACGATGTGGGTTCCGCAGGCAATACTCGCCTTCGTCTGCCTAGCCTTCGGAATCTACCCAAAACTACCGCTCGGCCTTATATCGAAAGCCCTAAAATCAGCGGGCGTTAGCGTTCCGGCACTTAAAACGTTCCCCGGAATAGTTATCCCCAACACCGGGAACATCGAGCCCTTAGCTATTTTCGTCGTCCTCCTAGCTTTTGGAACCGCTTTCCTGGCTCTGACTCACTCCAAAGTTGTCCTGCCGGTATGGACAACCGGGACGAGGAAGCCCCTCTCCATGCGCCTTCCGGCGAGTTCATACTACGCTTCCTTTGAGGAGGAGTTCGAGGAGGTCTACTCCCTCGGCGAATGGGCAGGGAAGGCAATCAGCTCAATCTGGAGAGGCACCAAGAGACTCGCGGTTCTCTACGAGGTGCGGTCTTACCAGGCCGACCTGATGATGACGGCTTCCGCCGTGGCGCTCCTGATAATGGTTCTGATACTCGGGGGTGCGTCACTATGA
- a CDS encoding 4Fe-4S dicluster domain-containing protein, whose amino-acid sequence MGRLKLISKAISIGKVTEKYPFAPIEVPEDYRGKPVINEEKCIGCGACANACPPQAIQVYDDLERGVRIVHLFLGRCIFCARCQDVCPVGAIKLTKEFELATPNQDDLHQIVELKLARCSKCGKPFDTYRHLIHVAENVPPWERGSLLLCPECRREKTSEWRLWGCKR is encoded by the coding sequence ATGGGAAGGCTTAAACTCATTTCTAAGGCCATCTCCATAGGTAAAGTCACCGAGAAGTATCCCTTCGCGCCGATTGAGGTGCCGGAGGACTACAGGGGAAAGCCCGTGATAAACGAGGAGAAGTGCATCGGTTGCGGTGCCTGCGCCAACGCCTGCCCGCCCCAGGCAATCCAAGTCTACGACGACCTTGAGAGAGGAGTGAGGATCGTGCACCTCTTCCTCGGGAGGTGTATCTTCTGCGCCCGCTGTCAGGATGTCTGCCCCGTGGGGGCGATAAAGCTGACGAAGGAGTTTGAGCTGGCCACCCCGAACCAGGACGACCTCCATCAGATTGTCGAGCTAAAACTCGCCCGTTGCAGCAAGTGCGGGAAACCATTCGACACCTACAGGCACCTGATACATGTGGCTGAAAACGTTCCCCCGTGGGAAAGAGGGTCGCTCCTTCTCTGCCCCGAGTGCCGGAGGGAGAAGACATCAGAATGGAGGCTCTGGGGGTGTAAGAGATGA
- a CDS encoding respiratory chain complex I subunit 1 family protein: MSLAGCIVNVIFAVIFAPLLDGLERKVKAKLQTRQGPPLVQTWFDLIKLFKRPSVTPSESIGWLFRLGPPIALASILTAFFFVPAVLPDSMRFWGDIIAFLYLMTLSTVAVTLGGFSSGNPYAQIGSHREVSLFMAEEFSLAFVIAALSVSVKSFTLSSLFPLPLKASALIGALLFAVLAYVSGARVPFDVSEAEPEIVEGPLIEYSGRQLALLKLSIYTKRLLLFTVFLNFFLRGSPAVRAIYYVIGLIVLSVIYSAIEASCGRFRTKDAVRFLKRFSVLGALCWLLALMGW; encoded by the coding sequence ATGAGCCTCGCGGGATGCATCGTGAACGTAATATTCGCAGTCATCTTTGCCCCGCTCTTAGACGGTCTCGAAAGGAAGGTAAAGGCCAAACTCCAGACGCGCCAGGGACCACCGTTGGTTCAGACGTGGTTTGACCTGATAAAGCTCTTCAAAAGGCCCTCGGTAACCCCATCGGAGTCAATAGGATGGCTCTTTCGCCTCGGGCCGCCCATAGCACTTGCCTCAATCCTCACGGCTTTCTTCTTCGTTCCAGCGGTTCTGCCAGACTCAATGAGGTTCTGGGGAGACATAATAGCGTTCCTCTACCTGATGACGCTCAGCACCGTCGCCGTAACCCTGGGAGGCTTTTCAAGTGGAAACCCCTACGCCCAGATAGGGTCCCACAGGGAAGTATCCCTCTTCATGGCCGAGGAGTTCTCGCTGGCCTTCGTCATAGCGGCTTTATCAGTCTCCGTCAAAAGCTTCACGCTCTCAAGCCTGTTCCCCCTCCCGCTCAAGGCCTCCGCCCTAATCGGTGCACTCCTCTTCGCGGTGCTTGCATACGTGAGTGGGGCGAGGGTTCCGTTTGATGTCTCGGAGGCTGAGCCCGAGATAGTAGAGGGCCCGCTGATTGAATACAGTGGAAGGCAGCTCGCACTACTGAAGCTTTCAATATATACAAAGAGACTCCTCCTGTTCACGGTCTTTCTGAACTTTTTCCTCAGGGGGAGCCCAGCGGTTAGGGCAATCTATTACGTAATAGGCCTAATCGTTCTATCGGTGATCTATTCCGCAATAGAGGCCTCCTGCGGGAGATTCAGGACTAAGGACGCGGTGAGGTTCCTCAAGAGGTTCTCAGTCCTCGGTGCCCTGTGCTGGTTGCTTGCCCTCATGGGGTGGTGA
- a CDS encoding NADH-quinone oxidoreductase subunit B family protein: MIKKSLWVFHLNSGSCNGCDIEVLNIFAPRNDVERLGIKLVGSPRHADAIAFTGPITRECLPKVIDALTAVPDPKVVLAIGACACGGGIWYDTYSVIGGVKELYKILREEYNIEPPATVFIPGCPPKPEAIIYGVAVARGMLEKKQRKQVYIEPEESVVEEKARLESLLMEAEKTRHFLPKLEVRRV; the protein is encoded by the coding sequence ATGATAAAGAAAAGCCTCTGGGTCTTTCACCTCAACTCAGGCTCATGCAACGGCTGCGACATAGAGGTTCTGAACATATTCGCCCCGAGGAACGACGTGGAGAGACTGGGAATAAAGCTCGTTGGAAGCCCGAGACATGCGGATGCCATAGCTTTTACCGGGCCAATAACAAGGGAGTGCCTTCCCAAAGTTATAGACGCCCTCACGGCAGTTCCCGACCCCAAGGTCGTTCTCGCCATTGGAGCCTGCGCCTGCGGGGGAGGCATCTGGTACGACACGTATTCCGTCATTGGAGGGGTCAAGGAGCTCTACAAAATCCTGAGGGAGGAGTACAACATCGAACCGCCCGCCACAGTTTTCATCCCAGGTTGTCCGCCAAAGCCGGAGGCCATAATCTACGGAGTTGCGGTCGCAAGGGGAATGCTCGAAAAGAAGCAGAGGAAACAGGTTTACATCGAGCCCGAGGAAAGCGTTGTCGAGGAAAAAGCCCGGCTGGAGAGCCTTCTCATGGAGGCCGAGAAGACGAGGCACTTCCTTCCAAAGCTCGAGGTCAGGAGGGTCTGA
- the cooS gene encoding anaerobic carbon-monoxide dehydrogenase catalytic subunit — MAEYIKYRVPARGVSATKGVAELIEKAEEDGVKTAWHRLLEQQPQCAFGQLGLCCRNCNMGPCRIDPFGSGPTKGVCGAGADTIVARNLLRMIAAGAAAHSDHARDVAEVFKGVAEGRLQYYRLTDVEKLKSLAETLGISTENKDEHEIARELAEVLEGEFGKPGDEPLRMLALAPKKRIKVWEKAGVIPRAIDREICECMHRTHIGVDADPVSLLLHGIRTSIADGWSGSMMATYLSDILFGTPKPIKAEANLGVLKEDYVNIIVHGHNPILSTKIVEVAMSEEMQELAKKYGAKGVNVAGMCCTGNEVLMRLGVPIAGNFLMQELAVITGAVEAIIVDYQCIMPAIVDVAQCYHTKVITTEPKAHIPGAIHIEFNAEKADEIAKEIVRIAIENYPNRPRDRVHIPKHKIEAIAGFSVEAILEALGGTLEPLINALRDGTIKGIVGIVGCNNPKVRHNHSHVTIAKELIKRDVLVVGTGCWSIAAAMDGLMSPKAVDLAGPGLKKVCETLNIPPCLHMGSCVDCSRILIALGALAEALGVDIPDLPAAGSAPEWMSEKAVSIGTYFVASGVFTHLGVVPPVMGSQKVAKILTEDVEDIVGGKFYVEPDPVKAAETIYNVIIEKRKKLGWPL, encoded by the coding sequence ATGGCTGAATACATTAAGTATCGTGTCCCCGCAAGGGGGGTTTCGGCAACCAAGGGTGTTGCCGAGTTGATTGAGAAGGCCGAAGAGGACGGCGTGAAGACCGCCTGGCACCGCCTTCTGGAGCAGCAACCCCAGTGTGCCTTTGGTCAGCTTGGTCTCTGCTGTAGAAACTGTAACATGGGGCCGTGCAGGATAGACCCGTTTGGGTCGGGACCAACAAAAGGTGTCTGTGGAGCTGGTGCTGACACTATAGTTGCCAGGAACCTCCTCAGGATGATAGCCGCGGGAGCCGCCGCCCACAGCGACCACGCCAGGGACGTAGCTGAAGTTTTCAAGGGAGTGGCCGAGGGAAGGCTTCAGTACTACAGACTGACCGACGTTGAGAAGCTCAAGTCGCTCGCCGAGACCCTGGGAATCAGCACAGAGAATAAGGACGAGCACGAGATAGCAAGGGAGCTCGCTGAGGTGCTTGAGGGAGAGTTCGGGAAACCGGGAGACGAGCCCCTGAGGATGCTCGCCCTCGCTCCGAAGAAGAGGATTAAGGTCTGGGAGAAGGCAGGGGTCATCCCAAGGGCCATAGACAGGGAAATCTGTGAGTGCATGCACAGGACGCACATCGGTGTCGACGCCGATCCCGTTTCACTGCTCCTCCACGGTATAAGGACTTCCATCGCCGATGGATGGAGCGGCTCAATGATGGCCACTTACCTGAGCGACATACTCTTTGGAACGCCAAAGCCGATAAAGGCCGAGGCCAACCTCGGCGTCCTCAAGGAGGACTACGTCAACATAATCGTCCACGGACACAACCCGATACTCTCAACCAAGATCGTTGAAGTTGCCATGAGCGAGGAGATGCAAGAGCTCGCCAAGAAGTACGGGGCCAAGGGAGTTAACGTTGCTGGAATGTGCTGTACGGGAAACGAGGTTCTCATGAGGCTTGGGGTTCCGATAGCGGGCAACTTCCTGATGCAGGAGCTGGCGGTGATAACCGGTGCAGTTGAGGCCATAATAGTCGACTACCAGTGTATAATGCCGGCCATAGTTGACGTTGCCCAGTGCTACCATACCAAGGTCATAACAACCGAGCCAAAGGCGCACATTCCGGGTGCCATCCACATAGAGTTCAACGCCGAGAAGGCCGACGAGATAGCGAAGGAAATCGTGAGGATAGCTATTGAAAACTACCCGAACAGGCCGAGGGACAGGGTGCACATTCCCAAGCACAAGATAGAGGCAATAGCTGGCTTCAGCGTCGAAGCCATACTCGAGGCCCTCGGCGGAACGCTTGAGCCTCTCATCAACGCCCTGAGGGACGGAACCATAAAGGGAATCGTCGGGATAGTGGGCTGTAACAACCCGAAGGTCAGGCACAACCACAGCCACGTCACCATCGCTAAGGAGCTCATAAAGAGGGACGTGCTCGTCGTGGGAACCGGATGCTGGTCGATAGCAGCTGCAATGGATGGCCTGATGTCCCCGAAGGCCGTTGATCTGGCCGGTCCGGGGCTGAAGAAGGTATGTGAAACACTGAACATCCCGCCGTGCCTCCACATGGGTAGCTGTGTTGACTGCTCGAGGATACTGATAGCCCTCGGGGCACTGGCAGAGGCCCTGGGAGTGGACATCCCAGACCTCCCGGCGGCAGGTTCAGCTCCAGAGTGGATGAGCGAGAAGGCGGTTTCGATAGGAACTTACTTCGTTGCCAGCGGCGTGTTCACGCATCTTGGCGTTGTCCCGCCCGTGATGGGAAGCCAGAAGGTTGCCAAGATACTGACTGAGGACGTTGAGGACATCGTCGGAGGAAAGTTCTACGTGGAGCCAGACCCGGTTAAGGCCGCCGAGACGATATACAACGTCATCATCGAAAAGAGGAAGAAGCTCGGATGGCCACTTTGA
- a CDS encoding CooT family nickel-binding protein, whose amino-acid sequence MCQSKVILLNGNGAEVIMTDVVLMDVKDDGRIEIMDIMGNRKTLRGCRVESVDFISHKVFLKEVI is encoded by the coding sequence ATGTGCCAGTCAAAGGTAATACTCCTCAACGGAAACGGGGCCGAGGTGATAATGACGGACGTTGTTCTGATGGACGTTAAGGACGACGGGAGAATAGAGATCATGGACATCATGGGCAACAGAAAAACCCTCCGTGGATGCAGAGTTGAAAGCGTGGACTTCATCTCCCACAAGGTATTCCTGAAGGAGGTGATCTGA
- a CDS encoding ATP-binding protein — MKILVAGKGGVGKTTVSALLAHILADEGYSVLCLDADSVPNLAQSLGVPYEKALEIVPLSRNEDLAEERTGARPGSGWGVIFSLTPKVDDLADKYGIRIRPNLSLVVVGSIEQPKEGCMCPSIALARAFLTHVLLKEKDIVIVDSEAGAEVFGRGLAEKFDIMICVAEPTLKSLMIAKKLLRMGRELNISKLLLVMNKVRDTVEASQLYGKVFSDEPIPYCMIRYDENVVKADNSGLGVDSIPRDSTVYQDAMSLARRILSLKRRSKVG, encoded by the coding sequence ATGAAGATTCTCGTCGCTGGGAAAGGGGGCGTCGGAAAGACCACGGTCTCGGCATTGCTGGCCCACATCCTCGCCGATGAGGGGTACAGCGTTCTATGTTTGGACGCGGATTCGGTTCCGAACCTGGCTCAGAGCCTCGGGGTTCCCTATGAGAAAGCCCTCGAAATAGTGCCCCTCTCAAGAAACGAAGACCTCGCCGAGGAGAGAACCGGGGCGAGACCGGGTTCCGGATGGGGGGTTATATTTTCGCTCACACCAAAAGTTGACGACCTCGCTGATAAGTATGGAATAAGAATAAGGCCGAACCTCAGCTTGGTTGTTGTTGGGAGCATTGAGCAGCCGAAAGAAGGCTGTATGTGTCCCTCGATAGCGCTCGCGCGTGCCTTTCTAACCCACGTCCTCCTCAAAGAGAAGGACATAGTGATAGTGGATAGCGAGGCCGGTGCCGAGGTTTTCGGAAGGGGGCTCGCGGAGAAGTTCGACATAATGATATGCGTTGCCGAACCCACGCTCAAATCCCTCATGATAGCAAAGAAACTCCTTAGGATGGGGAGGGAGCTCAATATCTCAAAGCTCCTGCTCGTCATGAACAAAGTTCGGGATACCGTAGAAGCATCCCAGCTTTACGGGAAGGTCTTCTCCGATGAACCGATTCCCTACTGCATGATAAGATACGATGAAAACGTTGTTAAGGCCGACAACTCTGGGCTTGGGGTCGATTCCATCCCAAGGGATTCCACTGTGTACCAAGACGCCATGTCCTTAGCAAGGAGAATACTGAGCCTGAAGCGGAGGTCAAAGGTGGGGTGA